The genomic stretch TGCTGCCGAAGAAGCCCCGCTTGGCCGACAGCGGCGAGGGGTGCGGACCCTTGATCACCGCATGCCGGCGCTCGTCGATGAGCGCCTCCTTCTTCTGGGCATAGCTGCCCCACAACACGAACACGACCGGCTCCGGCTGCTCGTTCACCGCCCGGATGACCGCGTCCGTGAAGGCTTCCCAGCCGCGTCCCGCGTGGGAGTTGGGCTCGCTCTCGCGCACCGTCAGCACCGCGTTGAGCAGCAGCACGCCCCGCTCGGCCCACGGCACCAGCGAGCCCTCCTTCGGCCGGGGCAACCCCAGGTCCGACTGGAGCTCCTTGAAGATGTTCACCAGCGAGGGCGGAGGCTTGACGCCCGGCCGCACCGAGAACGCCAGCCCGTGCGCCTGTCCCGCCCCGTGATACGGATCCTGCCCGAGGATGAGGACCTTCACCTGGCCATACGGCGTCAACCGGAAGGCCGAGAACAGATCCTCCTCGGGCGGATACACCGTGTGCTGCTGGCGCTCGCGCGCCACGAACTCCTCCAGTTGCCGGAACCCCGGGCTCGCCAGGACGTCCCGCAGCGCCTCGCGCCACTCCTCCGGGAGCAGGCTCTTCAACGAACTCATCATGCCTCCACGACTCGCGTGTCGATGAGACCCCCTCTACCCGACTCACGCGGTCAACTCGCGCCCGAGTGCCTGAAAAGTCGGATGGAGGACCCTCGGCGCCCCAGGCGGGCCCCAGAACACGACGGGCCCGGAGAGGAAATTCCTCCCGGGCCCGCGGGTGCGAAGGCTGGCGTCTGGATTACTGCAGCAGCATCTGCGCCATGCGCTGGGCGGCGAGCTCCGTCGCGTTGTTCAGGCCGAGCTGGCTCAGGCCCTTCTGGGCGAAGTTGCCCATGAGCTGGCCCAGCACGTCCGTCACGCCCTTCTTGCCGGTGGCCAGGTTGAGCGCGGAGCTCAGGATGCTGTTGCCGCCCGCGCCGTCCAGGAACCCCGCGGCCCCGCCGAACTTGCCCAGGAGGTTGCCGAACACGCCGGCTCCGCCGCCACCACCGGGGATGAGGCTGGACGCCGCGCTGAACAGCGACTGGGTCAGGCTCTTACCGCTCGCGAGGTTGCCCGCGAAGCCCAGGGCCGCGCCCGCCAGCGGGTTGACCATGGAGACGATAGGGGCCGCGAAGCTGGCAACCTTTCCAAGAGCCTTACCGATTCCGCCGAGGAAACCCATGATGTGATCCTTTTCGAGGGGCCGCCGCAGCGGCCGTGAGTGCTACCGACAAAAGGATTCTCGCACGTCGTGATTATTTGTTTCCTGATCCCCCGAGAATTTTTCCATTCTTGGAAATGCTCGGGAAATCAAGAGGATGGGATCGCTCCCGCGAGAAGCTCAGGGCTTGAATTTGGGCTTGGGGCGCTGGAGTTCCAGTTCCTGAGACAGTTCCTTGGAAGCGGCATCGCTCTTCGGGGGAACCTTGTAGGGGATGGACTCCTCGGAGCCGAGCGTCCGCTGGTACTGCGCCGGCGTGGGGCCCTTGGTGAAGCCATCCTGCGCCTGGCCCGGGACGATGGGGATCTCCCCCTTGGCCAGCTTCTGCAGATGGTTCTCGACCTCGGTGACGGTCGGAATGCTGGGGTCCTCCTTCTTGAGCGCCTCGTCCGGGACGATCATGATCGCGGGCGGCTTCTCCGGATGGGAGGCGTAGTCGAGGATCTTCTCCACGTACTGCTCCACCGGGATCTGGAGCAGACGGGCCTGCTCCTTCACATCCGCGTCCTTCAACAGCTCTTCGCGAACGTCGTCGATGGGGCGCCGCAGCTTCTTGCCTTCCGCCTTGCTCTTCTCATCGGACATAACGAGGGATCTCCAGGGGGGAATGAGGGCCAGAGCAGGGTCGAGCGTGAGTCGCCGCATCCAGGCCCGGTCGCAAAGCCATATTGCTAGCCCAGTCGCCCCCTGGATTGCAAAAAGGCCTCCCTTGTCCGTCCGCGGGGTGGGGGTGGTGCGCTACGGTCCGGGTTCCCGCGGAGACTGCAATGCGTCGCTTCGAATTGGTCGAGGGCTCGTCGAGGAAGTTCTGGGAGATTGAAGCGCAGGACACCGGCTTCACCGTGCGCTGGGGGCGCATCGGCACGAGCGGGCAGACCCAGCAGAAGTCCTTCCCCACCGCCGAGAAGGCCCGGGCCGAGCAGGACAAGCTCATCGCCGAGAAGCAGAAGAAGGGCTATGCGGAGGTGGGCAGCGCCGCCAGCGCCGAGGCACCGCCCCCCGCGAGTCCGCCTCCGCCCGCGCCCGCGAAGAAGGCCAGGAGCGCCACACCCCCTCCCGAGGCACCCGTCTCCACCGCCCCCGAGGCCCCCATCCCGCCCCCACCCGCCGCCGACCCGGACGCGCCCATCGCCTGGAGCGAGTCCGTCCTGCGCCGCGTGCATCCACGCCGGGGTGGCGTCGCCGTCCCGGTGCGTCCGCTCCCGCCCGTGAAGAAGTCCTGGGCCCTGGTGCGCGAGGACTTCCTCGAGCGCGTCCCCCCCGGGCTCATCCCCGAGGACACGCACAAGAACAACCTCACCACCGAGACTCGCGCCGTCGCCGAGCGCATCAGCCGCCCCGAGCCCTCCCTCGGCACGCCCGAGGAGGACGCCGTCCT from Cystobacter ferrugineus encodes the following:
- the ung gene encoding uracil-DNA glycosylase — its product is MSSLKSLLPEEWREALRDVLASPGFRQLEEFVARERQQHTVYPPEEDLFSAFRLTPYGQVKVLILGQDPYHGAGQAHGLAFSVRPGVKPPPSLVNIFKELQSDLGLPRPKEGSLVPWAERGVLLLNAVLTVRESEPNSHAGRGWEAFTDAVIRAVNEQPEPVVFVLWGSYAQKKEALIDERRHAVIKGPHPSPLSAKRGFFGSKPFSLANAELEKRGRAPVDWRLPG